The genomic DNA AAAAACCACAAATAAACAACCAAAGTCTATTGTTTTCTTGTCCCTGTATTTTTATTTTCTTGTTAAACAATGAATAGAGAGAATACAGTATAATTAAAAGTCCAAGAGCTATTTTTACAAATGATTCGTTGCCATAGATAAGGATTAATAAACCCAATGGTATACCAGGTAAAGCATATAATACCAACCATTTTGCACTCTGAAAATGGATTTTTGTATGGTCTTGAATTACGATAACCAAAGCGATAACAATCGACAGCATAACCGATAACGGAACGGCTACTTCAAGAGGCAGTAAAAGTAAAAATAATGGTACTGCAATAAGAGATTCTCCAAAACCTAAAGTTGACCTAACAAGAGAAGCGAAGAAACTTATGATAAGGATTAATATTGTCGTCAAAGTCAAATTATATTTCTATTTGTTTTCTGTTTGTCAATTTATAAACGGTTGTTGTTAAAATAGCCCATAACGGCCAGCTCGGCTTTGTCGTCGTTCTGAAAAGAAGTTGCAAACTTCTTTTCGGAATGCGTCAAAGGCGACTGTTGGGAGAACGTCGTGCGAAAGCAACGATGGTTTCCCGACAGTCGGCGAAGCCGAGCTGGCCGTTGGGAAAAATCGTCCCAAAGGGCGATTTTTCCCAACTCGTTTATATGTCTTACTTCGTCCGACAAATACAACGTATTTGGTAGGTATTTGTCTGATATTCGTGAGATTTATTTCTAATCACTAAGATATGTTTTTTCCGACTATTATTTCCCGCAATTGTAATTAAATTTTTCCTGGAGACGTAATAATATCTTAAATAACTCAGTCCTTAGACCACTTATAAGGCAAACGCCACAAAAAAAGCAGTCCTTCTAAAAAACTGCTCTAATATCCTAAATTCTAAAATCGATAACTCCATAAGGTGACCAACTGGGGAGGAAAAGCCACCGGAGGTTCCGTTCAACAGGCTTTACTTCGTAATTTTTATTTTTTAAAGGTCTCGGTGATATATCAATTCATTTGGCTTCGCCGAACCTTCGATTTCTTGTCTTGCAGACAAAACGACCCGAACGAAGTGAACAGAGCGCAGCTAAAGCTTAGTTATTACCTGCTGCCCTCTTGTTCACGCAATTTACTCATTGTATTTTGTCTTTTCGCAAGAGAAATAGTACTTTTGCAGACTCAATGAAAAAAGCAACTCAAAAATCTTCTCAAATTACACCGCCTTAATGGTTGGTTAGTCGTTGTTTTTCCCAATTCATCTTATTGGTTTTATTCTCGTACCCGAAATTTAAATTTTGGGAACTTATCACATTATTACAAACTTTTCA from Chryseobacterium sp. SNU WT5 includes the following:
- a CDS encoding sulfite exporter TauE/SafE family protein codes for the protein MTLTTILILIISFFASLVRSTLGFGESLIAVPLFLLLLPLEVAVPLSVMLSIVIALVIVIQDHTKIHFQSAKWLVLYALPGIPLGLLILIYGNESFVKIALGLLIILYSLYSLFNKKIKIQGQENNRLWLFICGFLSGIFGGAYGLNGPPLVVYGNLKNWTAKHFRATLQAYFLPASFLGAIGYYAKGLITTEVNYYFLLSLTTTIPAIFLGRYLNHKLNDNSFFKYVYWSLIGIGLILILNSLK